A genomic segment from Pyrodictium occultum encodes:
- a CDS encoding deoxyhypusine synthase, with product MSGDREKLLTESVKDVEINPDQPLSSIVELLDNIHGFMAGHVARAIRILSRCLPESDLRVISFTANLVATGLRGVLAQLIREGFFNLIVTTCGTIDHDVARGTGGRYYKGFFEADDRMLQRMEIHRLGNVFIPVEDYGPRVEKTVYKVLDRLDRGREWGVYEILWEIGRELRSDRGSILAAASETGTPIIVPGFLDGAFGTALFTYLQTHRDLRVNPFKDEEVIANKFFTAKRATALIVGGGISKHHTIWWAQFREGLDCAVYMTTAIEYDGSLSGAHPREAITWNKLRPEAESVVVYGDASILLPVIAAGLLAGRKSRGSGREERG from the coding sequence ATGAGCGGGGATCGGGAGAAACTGCTCACAGAGTCGGTAAAGGATGTGGAGATAAACCCGGACCAGCCCCTCTCCAGCATAGTAGAGCTGCTGGACAACATACATGGATTCATGGCAGGCCACGTGGCTAGGGCCATACGCATACTCTCCAGGTGCCTCCCCGAGTCGGATCTACGCGTGATATCCTTCACAGCGAACCTTGTAGCAACCGGCCTGCGCGGTGTGCTAGCCCAGCTGATAAGGGAGGGCTTCTTCAACCTCATTGTAACCACGTGCGGCACCATAGACCATGACGTTGCCAGGGGGACCGGGGGCAGATACTACAAGGGCTTCTTTGAAGCCGACGACCGCATGCTGCAGAGGATGGAGATCCACAGGCTGGGCAATGTATTCATACCGGTGGAGGACTACGGGCCCCGTGTGGAGAAGACGGTCTACAAGGTCCTTGACAGGCTTGACCGCGGCAGGGAGTGGGGGGTCTACGAAATACTCTGGGAGATAGGCAGAGAGCTACGCAGCGACAGGGGGAGCATACTAGCGGCAGCAAGTGAGACGGGCACACCCATAATAGTGCCGGGGTTCCTAGACGGCGCCTTCGGCACAGCACTCTTCACCTACCTGCAGACCCACCGGGACCTCAGAGTAAACCCGTTCAAAGACGAGGAGGTCATTGCCAACAAGTTCTTCACAGCCAAGCGCGCCACCGCCCTCATAGTGGGGGGAGGAATAAGCAAGCACCACACAATCTGGTGGGCCCAGTTCCGCGAAGGGCTAGACTGCGCCGTCTACATGACCACAGCTATAGAGTACGACGGAAGCCTCAGCGGCGCGCATCCGCGTGAGGCGATAACCTGGAACAAGCTTCGACCAGAAGCGGAGAGCGTCGTGGTCTACGGGGATGCCAGCATCCTTCTCCCAGTAATAGCCGCGGGCCTACTAGCGGGTAGAAAGAGCAGAGGCTCAGGAAGGGAGGAAAGAGGCTAG
- a CDS encoding 5-formyltetrahydrofolate cyclo-ligase, with protein sequence MASTASKEKQKIREQVWRLLEERGVAAFPRPVYGRIPNFLGAREAAARLAETPEWKRARVVKVNPDAPQKWVRLAALREGKLVVMASPRLREGFLLLDPGEIPSTLYEKAATIRGAFQLGRRITIDELRSMGGIDLVVAGSVAVDRRGRRVGKGEGYAEIEYGVMRGLGLIDENTPVATTIHDLQLVSHIPREPYDLAVDIVATPTRLIRFEAAEKPPGIIWDMLPCKKFREIPVLQELAGRLGVEKPCRE encoded by the coding sequence GTGGCATCCACAGCGTCCAAGGAGAAGCAGAAGATACGGGAGCAGGTGTGGAGACTGCTCGAGGAGCGCGGCGTGGCTGCCTTCCCCAGGCCTGTGTACGGCCGTATACCAAACTTCCTCGGCGCCAGGGAGGCTGCCGCCCGCCTGGCCGAGACCCCGGAGTGGAAGCGCGCCCGGGTGGTGAAGGTTAACCCGGACGCGCCCCAGAAGTGGGTCCGGCTCGCGGCTCTCCGCGAGGGCAAGCTAGTCGTAATGGCTAGTCCGAGGCTCCGCGAGGGCTTCCTCCTCCTAGACCCGGGGGAGATACCCAGCACCCTCTACGAGAAGGCCGCCACCATACGAGGCGCCTTCCAGCTCGGGAGAAGGATTACTATAGACGAGCTACGATCAATGGGTGGCATAGACCTCGTAGTTGCAGGCTCTGTGGCGGTGGACCGGAGAGGCCGCCGCGTCGGGAAGGGGGAGGGCTATGCCGAGATAGAATATGGCGTAATGAGGGGGCTCGGGCTTATAGACGAGAATACCCCGGTGGCCACAACTATACACGACCTCCAGCTGGTGAGCCATATACCCAGGGAGCCCTACGACCTAGCGGTGGATATAGTGGCGACGCCCACCAGGCTCATACGCTTCGAGGCGGCTGAGAAGCCTCCAGGCATAATCTGGGACATGCTGCCCTGCAAGAAGTTCCGAGAGATACCGGTGCTCCAGGAGCTGGCTGGGAGGCTGGGTGTGGAGAAACCCTGCAGAGAATAG
- a CDS encoding class I SAM-dependent methyltransferase, which translates to MVLGVFAALPLPLIGVYDVPWVPTRRQLIGHVMRVAKVGENDVFYDLGCGDGRVAIEAAKRGARAVCVEIRRDLIEKAKENARREGVYDKIEFINDSFFNVELRDATVVYMYLLTRVNAQLRPKLEAELRPGARVITLDFAVPGWRPVHVDKYHVGGLARVIYLYIRGVSDLPRGWQGPLP; encoded by the coding sequence ATGGTTCTAGGCGTATTCGCTGCGCTGCCACTACCCCTGATAGGGGTCTATGACGTCCCCTGGGTGCCCACAAGGCGGCAGCTGATAGGCCATGTTATGCGCGTAGCTAAGGTTGGAGAGAATGACGTGTTCTACGACCTCGGATGCGGGGATGGTAGAGTCGCGATAGAGGCCGCCAAGAGGGGGGCGAGGGCTGTCTGTGTCGAGATACGCCGCGACTTGATAGAGAAGGCTAAGGAGAATGCTAGGAGGGAGGGCGTATACGATAAAATAGAGTTTATCAACGATAGCTTCTTCAACGTCGAGCTTAGGGACGCCACGGTGGTGTACATGTACCTCCTCACCAGAGTTAACGCCCAGCTTAGGCCGAAGCTAGAGGCCGAGCTGAGGCCCGGGGCACGCGTCATCACGCTAGACTTTGCAGTGCCTGGCTGGAGGCCTGTTCATGTTGATAAGTACCATGTGGGAGGGCTGGCGAGGGTGATCTACCTCTACATAAGAGGTGTGAGCGACCTGCCCAGAGGCTGGCAGGGCCCGCTCCCGTAG
- a CDS encoding YraN family protein yields the protein MARGGARRWMASERIAFRLLEERGYKILETHKRVIIDGVEVGEVDAVAEGPDGQLYVVEVKAGRLDVHGVRQVYSNAVLLDARPLVVCKGFADESARVLAEKLGVEVIELEDIFLVDAEELEDIVYGAVMEAVAEAARLLLDPSIRVKPEQVELLRAVAEAPTIAEAASMLGKSVREVAGVLEWLRRLTPLARRGYRGARLAAAILLQRSRLQALLDSLGSSAERIEALLGRLGV from the coding sequence GTGGCGCGCGGCGGCGCTAGGCGGTGGATGGCTAGTGAGCGGATAGCATTCAGGCTGCTCGAGGAGAGGGGCTACAAGATACTTGAGACGCACAAGCGGGTTATCATAGACGGCGTTGAGGTCGGCGAGGTCGATGCAGTGGCTGAGGGCCCCGACGGCCAGCTCTATGTGGTGGAGGTTAAGGCCGGCCGGCTCGACGTCCACGGCGTACGCCAGGTCTATAGCAACGCCGTGCTCCTGGACGCCAGGCCGCTGGTGGTTTGCAAGGGCTTTGCTGACGAGTCCGCCCGCGTGCTGGCAGAGAAGCTAGGCGTCGAGGTTATAGAGCTTGAGGACATCTTCCTGGTAGACGCCGAGGAGCTTGAGGACATAGTCTATGGGGCCGTCATGGAGGCCGTGGCTGAGGCTGCTAGACTCCTCCTAGACCCCTCGATCCGGGTGAAGCCTGAGCAGGTTGAACTACTCCGGGCCGTGGCTGAGGCCCCGACCATTGCCGAGGCGGCCTCAATGCTTGGGAAGAGCGTCCGCGAGGTCGCAGGTGTGCTTGAGTGGCTCCGCCGCCTCACGCCGCTAGCCCGGAGAGGCTACCGCGGCGCCCGCTTGGCGGCCGCAATACTCCTCCAGAGGTCCCGTCTACAGGCCCTGCTCGACAGCCTCGGCAGTAGTGCTGAAAGGATAGAGGCGCTCCTCGGGAGACTAGGGGTCTAG